Proteins encoded by one window of Pelmatolapia mariae isolate MD_Pm_ZW linkage group LG14, Pm_UMD_F_2, whole genome shotgun sequence:
- the LOC134641279 gene encoding extracellular calcium-sensing receptor-like, whose protein sequence is MDGDFTIGGIFSIHNYVHTVNNNYTTMPEPVRCTGSMESRELRFSRAMIFAIEQINNSTELLPGIKLGYQIYDSCASVLVAVHVAFEFLNSLDPVFYIGNNCSQSGMVMAVVGESGSTPSISLSRVISSFTIPQVSHFATCACLSDKQQYPNFFRTIPSDKFQAGALAKMVKHFGWTWIGAVRSDSDYGNNGMASFLEAAQKEGICVEYSVSFYRTHPQSRIQRVADVIRRSTAIVIVAFAAIGDMAILLEELSHEPSPPRQWIGSEAWVTSPELTSFSFCAGAIGFGIQKSLIPGLRDFLLNLSPSQVAASALLTEFWEDAFNCTLKKSAAATKNNVCDGKEDIQNLQSPYTDTSQLRITNMVYKAVYAIAHAIHNAVCQRKNVTSQCDKLTRLESKQVLNQLKTVNFSQNGYDMSFNDNGDPVAIYELVNWQKSESGDVKMVSVGLYDASLPVGQEFRINRNITWMEGTAKVPVSVCSASCPPGTRKVLQKGKPICCYDCILCPEGEISNTTDSADCLPCHKEFWPNAKRDTCIPKPVEFLSFQDILGIILATFSVLGACLAIITGAVFFYHRTSPIVRANNSELSFLLLISLTLCFLCSLTFIGAPSEWSCMLRHTAFGITFVLCISCVLGKTIVVLMAFKATLPGSNVMKWFGPPQQRMTVVSFTFIQVLICTIWLVLSPPFPIKNLTTYKEKIILECDLGSAVGFWAVLGYIGLLASFCFVLAVLARKLPDNFNEAKFITFSMLIFCAVWITFIPAYVSSPGKFTVVVEIFAILSSSFGLIMCIFAPKCFIILFKPEKNTKKNLMNKNQS, encoded by the exons ATGGATGGAGACTTCACTATTGGTGGTATTTTTTCTATTCACAACTATGTGCACACAGTTAACAATAACTACACCACCATGCCTGAGCCAGTAAGATGCACTGGGAG CATGGAATCTCGAGAGCTGCGATTCTCACGTGCAATGATCTTTGCCATTGAACAAATTAACAACAGCACAGAGCTGCTACCTGGAATCAAACTCGGGTATCAGATCTATGACTCGTGTGCATCTGTGCTTGTGGCGGTGCATGTGGCATTTGAGTTTTTGAATAGCTTGGACCCTGTGTTTTACATTGGCAATAACTGCTCCCAATCTGGTATGGTGATGGCTGTTGTTGGTGAGTCTGGGTCTACACCATCCATCAGCTTGTCACGAGTCATCAGTTCCTTTACCATTCCTCAG GTGAGCCACTTTGCCACATGTGCATGCTTGTCTGACAAGCAGCAGTACCCGAATTTTTTCAGAACAATTCCCAGTGATAAGTTCCAAGCTGGTGCACTAGCCAAGATGGTAAAACACTTTGGCTGGACTTGGATAGGTGCTGTTCGATCAGATTCGGATTATGGAAATAATGGCATGGCATCTTTTCTAGAAGCAGCACAGAAAGAGGGGATCTGTGTGGAATACTCTGTATCTTTCTATCGGACTCACCCACAGAGCAGGATCCAGAGAGTAGCAGATGTTATTCGCAG GTCTACAGCTATAGTTATTGTGGCATTTGCAGCTATAGGGGATATGGCAATCCTGTTGGAGGAGCTTTCACATGAGCCTTCCCCACCTCGCCAGTGGATAGGCAGTGAGGCATGGGTAACCAGCCCAGAATTAACAAGTTTCAGTTTCTGTGCTGGGGCCATTGGATTTGGGATTCAGAAGTCTTTAATCCCAGGTCTCAGAGATTTCCTGCTAAATCTGTCTCCCTCTCAAGTAGCAGCCTCTGCATTGCTTACGGAGTTCTGGGAGGATGCATTCAActgcacactgaaaaaaa GTGCTGCTGCTACAAAGAATAACGTGTGTGATGGAAAAGAAGACATACAGAATCTCCAAAGCCCATATACTGACACATCTCAGCTTAGAATTACTAACATGGTGTACAAGGCTGTGTATGCAATAGCACATGCCATTCATAATGCAGTGTGTCAGAGAAAAAACGTCACATCTCAGTGTGACAAACTGACCAGGTTAGAGTCCAAACAG GTTTTAAATCAGCTGAAAACAGTGAATTTTTCCCAAAACGGTTATGACATGTCATTTAATGATAATGGGGATCCTGTAGCAATTTATGAGTTGGTTAACTGGCAAAAAAGTGAAAGTGGAGATGTTAAAATGGTATCTGTAGGGCTGTACGATGCATCACTGCCAGTGGGCCAGGAGTTCCGGATCAATAGAAACATAACCTGGATGGAGGGTACCGCAAAA GTGCCGGTGTCAGTGTGCAGTGCCAGTTGTCCTCCAGGAACCCGTAAAGtgctgcagaaaggaaaaccCATCTGCTGCTATGATTGTATACTATGTCCTGAGGGTGAGATTAGTAATACTACAG ATTCTGCTGATTGTTTACCCTGCCACAAAGAGTTCTGGCCTAATGCAAAGAGAGACACTTGTATCCCTAAGCCTGTagaatttctttcatttcaagACATCCTTGGGATCATCCTGGCTACATTTTCAGTTCTTGGTGCCTGTCTGGCCATCATAACTGGGGCTGTATTCTTTTATCACAGGACATCTCCAATTGTCCGAGCCAATAACTCTGAGCTGAGCTTcctgctgctcatctcactgactcTGTGTTTCTTATGTTCATTAACTTTTATTGGAGCACCATCTGAGTGGTCCTGCATGCTGCGTCACACTGCATTTGGCATCACCTTTGTACTCTGTATTTCCTGTGTACTTGGGAAAACCATAGTGGTTTTAATGGCTTTTAAAGCTACACTTCCAGGTAGTAATGTCATGAAATGGTTTGGTCCTCCACAGCAAAGAATGACTGTTGTGTCTTTCACCTTCATTCAAGTTTTAATATGTACAATTTGGTTGGTACTTAGCCCTCCATTCCCAATTAAAAATCTAACCACATACAAGGAGAAAATCATCCTGGAATGCGATTTAGGCTCTGCTGTAGGCTTCTGGGCTGTGCTCGGCTACATAGGCCTACTTGcctccttttgttttgttttagctgtCTTAGCCCGCAAATTACCTGATAATTTCAATGAAGCCAAATTCATCACTTTCAGCATGCTAATATTCTGTGCAGTGTGGATCACCTTTATCCCAGCATATGTCAGCTCTCCTGGGAAATTCACTGTAGTTGTGGAGATTTTTGCCATTCTGTCCTCCAGCTTTGGACTAATAATGTGTATATTTGCTCCAAAGtgttttatcattttgtttAAGCCCGAGAAGAACACCAAGAAAAATTTGATGAACAAAAACCAATCATAG
- the LOC134641159 gene encoding extracellular calcium-sensing receptor-like, translating to MDGDYIIGGIFSIHSYIHTVDSNYTTMPEPVRCKGSINTRELRFSRAMVFAIEQINNNTELLPGIKLGYQIYDSCASVLVAVHVAFQFLNSLDPVFYIGNNCSQSGMVMAVVGESGSTPSISLSRVISSFNIPQVSYFATCACLSDKQQYPNFFRTIPSDQFQAGALAKLVKQFGWTWIGAVRSDSDYGNNGMASFLEAAQKEGICVEYSVSFYRSHPQSRIQRVADVIRRSTAMVIVAFAALGDMRILLEELSHEPFPPRQWIGSESWVTSPELTKFSFCAGAIGFGIQKSVIPGLREFLLNISPSQVAASAVLTEFWEDAFNCKMKKSAVGDMNMCNGTEDIQNLQSQYTDTSQLRITNMVYKAVYAIAHAIHNAVCHGKNVTAQCRKLTKLESKQVLTQMKKVNFSQNRYDVSFNANGDPVAIYELVNWRKSETGITEIVTVGLYDASLPAGQEFQINRSINWMEGSTKVPVSVCSASCPPGTRKMLQKGKPICCYDCIPCPEGEINNITDSADCLPCHKEFWPNRKRDTCIPKPVEFLSFQDLLGIILATLSVLGACLAIMTAAVFFHHRTSPIVRANNSELSFLLLISLTLCFLCSLTFIGAPSEWSCMLRHTAFGITFVLCISCVLGKTIVVLMAFKATLPGSNVMKWFGPPQQRMTVVSFTFIQVLICTIWLVLSPPFPIKNLTTYKEKIILECALGSAVGFWAVLGYIGLLAAFCVVLAVLARKLPDNFNEAKLITFSMLIFCAVWITFIPAYVSSPGKFTVVVEIFAILASSFGLMLCIFAPKCFIIIFKPEKNTKKYIMNKDRI from the exons ATGGATGGAGACTACATTATTGGTGGTATTTTTTCCATTCACTCCTACATTCACACAGTTGACAGTAACTACACCACCATGCCTGAGCCAGTAAGATGCAAAGGGAG CATTAATACACGTGAGCTGCGCTTTTCACGTGCAATGGTCTTTGCCATCGAACAGattaacaacaacacagagctgTTGCCTGGAATCAAACTGGGGTATCAGATCTACGATTCATGTGCATCAGTGCTTGTGGCGGTGCATGTggcatttcagtttttaaatagcTTGGACCCTGTGTTTTACATTGGCAATAACTGCTCCCAATCTGGTATGGTGATGGCTGTTGTTGGTGAGTCTGGGTCTACACCATCCATCAGCTTGTCACGAGTCATCAGTTCTTTTAACATTCCTCAA GTGAGCTACTTTGCCACATGTGCATGCTTGTCTGACAAGCAGCAGTACCCAAACTTTTTCAGAACAATCCCCAGTGACCAGTTCCAAGCTGGTGCACTAGCAAAGCTGGTGAAACAGTTTGGCTGGACTTGGATAGGTGCTGTCCGGTCAGATTCGGATTATGGAAATAATGGCATGGCATCTTTTCTAGAAGCAGCACAGAAAGAGGGGATCTGTGTGGAATATTCTGTATCCTTCTATCGGTCCCACCCACAGAGCAGGATCCAGAGAGTAGCAGATGTTATCCGCAG GTCCACAGCTATGGTTATTGTGGCATTTGCAGCTTTAGGAGACATGAGGATCCTGTTGGAGGAACTATCACATGAGCCTTTTCCACCTCGCCAGTGGATAGGCAGTGAGTCATGGGTAACCAGTCCAGAATTAACAAAATTCAGTTTCTGTGCTGGGGCCATTGGATTTGGGATTCAGAAATCTGTAATCCCAGGTCTCAGAGAGTTTCTACTCAATATCTCACCCTCTCAAGTTGCTGCCTCCGCAGTGCTTACTGAGTTCTGGGAGGATGCattcaactgcaaaatgaaaaaaa GTGCTGTTGGAGACATGAATATGTGTAATGGAACTGAAGATATACAGAATCTCCAAAGCCAATACACTGACACATCTCAGCTCAGAATTACTAACATGGTGTACAAGGCTGTGTATGCAATAGCACATGCCATCCATAATGCAGTGTGCCATGGAAAAAATGTCACAGCTCAGTGTAGAAAACTAACCAAGTTAGAGTCTAAACAG GTTTTGACTCAGATGAAGAAAGTAAATTTTTCCCAAAACAGATATGATGTGTCATTTAACGCTAATGGGGATCCTGTGGCTATCTATGAGTTGGTTAACTGGCGGAAAAGTGAGACTGGAATAACTGAGATAGTAACTGTAGGGTTGTATGATGCATCACTGCCAGCAGGCCAGGAGTTCCAGATTAACAGAAGCATAAACTGGATGGAGGGTAGCACAAAA GTGCCAGTGTCAGTGTGCAGTGCCAGTTGTCCTCCAGGAACTCGTAAAAtgctgcagaaaggaaaaccCATCTGCTGCTATGACTGTATACCGTGTCCTGAGGGAGAGATAAATAATATTACag ATTCGGCTGATTGTTTACCCTGCCACAAGGAATTCTGGCCTAATAGAAAGAGAGACACTTGTATCCCTAAGCCTGTagaatttctttcatttcaagACCTCCTAGGAATTATCCTGGCTACACTCTCAGTTCTGGGTGCCTGTCTGGCCATTATGACTGCGGCTGTATTCTTTCATCACAGGACATCTCCAATTGTCCGAGCCAACAACTCTGAGCTGAGCTTcctgctgctcatctcactgactcTGTGTTTCTTATGTTCATTAACTTTCATTGGAGCACCATCTGAGTGGTCCTGCATGCTGCGTCACACTGCATTTGGCATCACCTTTGTACTCTGTATTTCCTGTGTACTTGGGAAAACCATAGTGGTTTTAATGGCTTTTAAAGCAACACTTCCAGGTAGTAATGTCATGAAATGGTTTGGTCCTCCACAGCAAAGAATGACTGTTGTGTCTTTCACCTTCATTCAAGTTTTAATATGTACTATTTGGTTGGTACTTAGCCCTCCATTCCCAATTAAAAATCTAACCACATACAAGGAGAAAATCATACTGGAATGTGCATTAGGCTCTGCTGTTGGCTTCTGGGCTGTGCTCGGTTACATAGGCCTACTTGCTgccttttgtgttgttttagcTGTCTTAGCCCGCAAATTACCTGACAATTTTAATGAAGCCAAGCTTATCACTTTCAGCATGTTGATATTCTGTGCAGTGTGGATCACCTTTATCCCAGCATATGTCAGTTCTCCTGGGAAATTCACTGTAGTTGTGGAGATTTTTGCCATTCTGGCCTCCAGCTTTGGACTAATGCTGTGTATATTTGCTCCAAAGTGTTTCATCATAATATTTAAGCCTGAGAAGAACACCAAGAAATACATCATGAATAAGGATAGGATTTAG